In the genome of Panthera uncia isolate 11264 chromosome X, Puncia_PCG_1.0, whole genome shotgun sequence, the window CCATCTCTAGTTTAGTAATTCCGGCACTTTATGCTTGTACAGTTTCTCAACTATACATTTTCCTTTGGAGCAGGCAGAGGAGACGGATTTACCTCACTCTCCATCTGAACAGAATCTGCTACGTACATTGGTTGGCTGATCGCTCACAGTCTCCTGGCCAGGCAGAAGCTGAGCTAGGATTAATATCCAGGTTTTCTGACTTCTGGTCCTGGCAGTGAGAAGACGGGAGaatcccctccccccttttttttcctctcacttaCTCCACATGTGAACTTGGGCATTAGAAACTTTGATAGTTATCATTTGTTAGACTCTTACTTTGTGCCCGGCATTTTTTATGCATCATGCCGATTGATTACTAAAATAAACCTTtaattaggtattattattacctattttacagctaaagaaactgaggcttggaggaaGTTCAATAACTTCCCAAGGCCACCAAACTAGCAAGCGGTAGACGTGGGATTTGAAACCAACGCTGTCTGACCTAGGCCCAGAAGTGTTTTCTCCAAATCATTCTGCTTCTAGTTGCTAGTTTCTCTAAGCTTCGGtgttctcatatgtaaaatgggggtgCTAATACTTACCATTCAATCTTGTTATGAGGGTCAACTGAGATAATTTGTGTACAGTGCCTTTCCCCAGGTCTGGCACAGTAATTCTCTGCCCCCAAACGTAAGGACAGAAAGGGATGGTTAACAGCCTTGAATTAGAACAGTCACAGGAGCCTCTGcttggctcagtcggctaagtgtctcaCCCTTGGTTTtcgctgaggtcatgatcccaaggtcgtgggatcgagccccgtgtcaggctctgtactgggtgtggagcctgcttagaattctgtctctctctctctctctctctctctctctctctctctctccttctgcccctctcctcctctctctctgtctctctctctctaaaaataagtgttaaaaaaaccATTTGCAGAATGTACCAAGTGGCACAATAAAGTTTAGCTCCCCCATAGAAACTATTACAAAGGGCCTTTTGTGCCTCTATTCTCACATATTCTGAAGACCCTGCAATTTATGTTCCTCGAGGTCAGGAACCTGACTTACCTGACCTtgtgcctcccttcctctgttcccACTAAACCCACATTGTCTTGTGTGTTAGCAGTTGCTCAATTACAGTTTATGGAATTGAAATGAATGGGCTGTGGGCACTTCAAAGGGCACACCATTAGTGCCGATGTCTGTGAGAATGTCATAATCTCCACAGAGTCTTCTtaaattgataaaactttttGGTTCAATTTAGGCAATTTGAGTTTAACCAATGAAGCACCTGGACTAAGCCTCAAAGCTACTGTGTATGAGTGTATGGTCAACTACACAAGGGTGCCTGTCCGCAGGGCATAAAATTAGCCCACGCTTTGCTGGCCATGCTCTTTGCCTCTAATACTGCCCTCTCAGAGGGGGCgtctttttctaatttgcacCAAGGCACTGTATGGGCTACTCATTGCTCTGTTAGATTTACGGTTTTCCTGTTTCCGTTTGTTTATAAATGAAAGTAACACTCGAAACGGAAGCACACATGCTCCCTTTAAGAAAACACATATTAATGATCCAAAACTTACCCTGTACGATGTTACCTATACTTTGTGCCATTGTACATATCTTTTTTCTATTGCTGAAGAAgacatattttctttcccttcctcaaaTCTATTCAGAGAGGTCAATAAGATATTACTGGTAAATGGAAAGTACAGGATTCATATTAGAATACTTGAAATATGCCCAGAGTCTCAAAATACTAAGAGCTTGATTTCTCACTGCTAAACCATCCGGACTTACATTTCCTCCCCAGGCGCATTGTACGTGGGCAGACCCCACAGAGTTTAGACCAACACCATCACGAAATTTGTGAGAAAAATATCtcagaatggggaaaaatagaGGAATGCCCAATCCCACAGTTTTCTGGGAACCCTCCTATGGTATGTACAATTCATTGTTACTTTTACGATTTCTTTACCAACCATCTTCAAACTGTGTCTAAGAAATACGTACAAATGTCATAGAGCTGTCCATTACGAAGGCCATGGAAGTGCTAGAATGTTATGTGTCTAGTTTTTTCTGCTACACTTATTGTCTagaattatttcttgaaaaataaggaTTGCATTGGTCTGTTCTGAACATCCTGATCTAAAACTTGAAAAAGGATTGTTTTTGAAAGTGCTGTTGGGGTTCAAGAAATTCCATCTCTTCTCTTCTGGATATGAGGCCATGATAGCAGTTAATGATTTCCAGAGGGATTCCATTCTGAGCTGAGTTGGATGACTCAGATAGTCACTTAGAAGGAGCTATGAGCCTCTTTGGATATAAGGTTCCTACCAACACCCAAAGGCTTTGCGTATAGAGCAGGAGTGTGGCAAGGGTGCCCATGGGAAAACATGCGGGAATATTAACTCTCTGTTCAGACCTCCTGTTGGGTGCTCTGCACAATTCCATTTTGTGTATTCTCAATATCTCTGCTCCACTGAGTGAGAAGTGGGCCCTGTGTTCTTCATATCTTTTCTTCCATTGGCAGGCAGTATACTCTATTGGTTATCATGCTAACCGTTGGTATAAAACTAGGCAAAAATCAACATCTGTATAGGGCTTCTGGAcaggattataatttttttaaacacagtgtaACAGAAAGGCAGACGTCCCATCtcattttctccttaattttttctactttcctaCTATAACAGTTTTCTTCCTCTAAGACACAGTATGCTGTCCAGGGGCTTAACATCTTGAAGCAACCTTGCTCATTAATGAAAGCACCAGACGTCTCAATGCACTGCCCCTCTACATACAGACatcaatagaaaggaaaaaaaaggaactgtaTTGCAGGCCCTCATATGGTTTAGGGGAAGGCACATTTCCTTGAAGACAGCTGGAATCAGAGTACTACCTTAATAGGCATCTACCTCAAAGGAGCTTCTGGGTTTCTGGGATTAGAGGCAATGTCCGAGACCTGGCTCCATTCAGTGGGGCCCCATTGTGGCACCCAGGAAATAGATGGATGatgctaggattttttttaatttttaatgtttatttatttttgagagagagagagagagagtgagagagcaggggagggtggaaCTGGACAGAActggaagcgggctccaggctctgagctttcagcacagagcacgacacagggctcgaacccacgaaccgtcagatcatgacctgagccgaagtcggacacttaactgactgagccacccaggcgccccagacgtcaggatgttttaaaaacctgtcccatgacggggcacctgggtggcttagttggttaagcatccaactcctgatttgggctcaggccatgatctcacagttctgtgggttcaagccccgtgtgggctctgtgctgacagcatagaacctgcttgggattctctctctctcctcctctctcagcccctatcccactttctctctctctgttaataaacatttaaaaagtttaaaaaattaaacaaaaaaacctgtccCTTGAAAACAAAGGCCAGCAGCAGAATATTTCTAACTTTTGGGGCAGATATTCAGGTGCTCTCAACTTCCAATAacaagtttcttcaaaaaatttaataGACCATATGTGAgacttgggaatttttttttctttcttggaatccATTCTGGAATGCCATCTTTTTAAGTAATGTTGCCTTCTAAAGCTCTTGGCTATTTCAGATATTAAACTAGGAACCTAACTGACTGTGCCCCAGGATGGATCTGTGTGTCCTAAAGGTTTTTATTATAGCCAATAATAGTACAGGGTAACTCCAGTGTTATGAAACACTGGAGTTTCTGACCAGAAGGGGATCTAAAGAAATCTAAAAGTCTTTGGGCTTATCCCTTTCAGCAGGTACATTGCATAGCTCTGAGAACTTACCAGGATATTGGAGAAACAGCTGCATTCTTGCATAAAATTTCTTACCTTGCAAAAGATTAAGCTTTGACTGCATGGCTGAGAGAAAGCAACTTCAATGTTGCATTGAAAAATATGGTGTTGTTGAAATGGTATCCTTAAGAGAAACATTAATTCTGAAACCAACCTTGCTCTGCTGTAAGGTTATTGCAACTGCTGTTGCAACACGAGGAGGAAATCCCATTCTTTTGGACAGTTCCTCTTGGGAGAGTTTCATACTGTAGATGAAGTTCCCCAATGTGGCCAAGGAGAATGCTCATTTTTATCGACTCAAAAATTTGCTTTGATTTTAGATATTTATGATGTGTTCTGTTGCATAACAAATTTACTAAtctaatatcaaatatttaaacaagCCTACAAAGATTAACTTGACTTCTACAATGTTTTGTCCTCATGAATCTTGTATTACCTACTACCCCTTAACacatcctgttttcattttttgctcCAATTACAGACTTGGAAATGGATTGTTGGTCCCATGTTTCTGTATCTCTGTGAGAGGTTGGTACGGTTTTGGCGATCTCAACAGAAAGTGGTCATCACCAAGGTATTGTCTGGTTTACAAATTACTAATAGCATCTAACTATATCATGAACAAGTTTACCCAAGTTCTCTATATCATTGGTCAGAGCTGTCTTTCACCCGGTTTCTTTCGATTAAACATAGGGTAGAGAGAAGACCTATAGTTAATTTCAGTCAGTGTACTTAGCTTGATAATCAAGTAGTTGGACCTTTTAACTCGGGGAGCTACAAGTTAacattttctgttgaaaaataaagCCAACTGTTTTGTGTGcatgaatctctctctctcgctctctttctctctctctctctctttcattgtgtgtgtgtgtagaggggagAAGCATACAGTGATGATGTGAGCAGATTAAGAGTGAAGAGGCAAAACACATGAGTTCAAGAGGGCACACACTGAGCCTTAAAATACTCAGATGTTAAAAGAACCAGGGAGCCAAGGGCAGGTCTGACTGAGGTTGAGATAGCATTCCAAGTCTCCCTTTATCTCCTTTTCTGTGCTGTGTATGTAATCATAGAATATCAGAGTTGAAGAATCCAAAGTCTCAAGGAGGTTAGTAACTAAACTGCATCTAGAATTGAGTTCATCAACACCAGGTACAAGGTGGCCTTTTCTCCCCATGCTTCTATGCTGCTTCTCATTACTAACTATGTAAATATACAACtaattaaatagaaatagaaattcctGCTTATAgcttcaggaaacaacagacaaAGCTagttttatcaaataaaatttaattcaacTCAATACAGTTCAACAAATGTTCCATCCTCCACCCaagcttttctttcttggcaTCTATGGAAGGCCAGAGTAAAGTTAGTCCAGCTGGCCTTAGAAATCGTGAAATATAGGAAGTGACAGCACTTCTCCTTTTATGATACTTATATTGGATTAtaagaaaaaacccaaagatgAGCAAAAAGAGCTGCCACAAAATTTTCCTTATTAGGCCAGACCTGACTAAGCAGACAAGGATTTCCCTTAAACATATTTCAAAGACAAACTTGTTTTCCTGTGGAGAAAATAGATATTCACTTTCTTCTTATAAACATagatattcattttcttctcaaaaaagaaaagaaaagaaaaagaaaagaaaagaaaagaaaagaaaagaaacaagatgtCATCCAAAAGTATTCCGGTGTCAATTCTTTCTGCTGGTACAGTTTATTTAGTTCCATCCCAATTTCGCCTGTGGTATCGAAATTGCAACAGGGTAAAAAATGTTTTCACCATACAAAATTGCAACATGGTGaacatcattttcaaaataattttcataaatttttattttctgttttcaaaatgaaGCATTGTGGCTCTTTGTTTCAGTGAAGAAAGGAAGTCAGTTACAGCTTATCATTTAACATCTATTTAAATCACAAGTTTTGGAAATGTTTCGCAATGTGTATCGAAAGGATTTCCCACTTTACTCCTCCTCGCTCATGGAAAGGAACGTTTCACATTATCAGTCAACATTTGGGAAGCTGCTGTTTtgtttctattgatttttcttttccttgatgtCCCTTGTTTTTTAGTTGTACATAGAAAGTCCTAGGTATCTCAAGAATTGTCCCAGAAATATATTACTTTCTGTATTGTGATGACAGCTTttgattgtgttttttaaaattatttaccaaCTCACCAGTTGATGGATGTCTGGACTGTTTCCAATGTTTTGCTCTTATAAACAAAGCTGTCATGAACACTTGTATACATAGAGAATGAGGATGGCAACGGGTGGCTGGGGCCTGGCTTTGGGAGAGATGGATGGTATACTTCCCAGGTAGGTAGAAATGTAGAAACAATGCATGGAATCAGGCAGATTCAAGGTGTGGCTCAGGACAAAGATAGACTAGTACCTTAGGCTTGGTTTGGGGGATGTTACTATACTACTAGCCAATGGGGTCTCCTTCTTCTATCCAGCTGCCAAGGCTCTCAATCATcccctggggaggcaggaagacTGAGCAGGAAGACATCTCTTCTTCCTGTTTGTAGTTACCTGCCTTGacttcttggagaaaaaaaatatcacaatAGGCTGGTGTCTTAAGTTAGATTCCCTGGCAAAGACTCTGAAACAGCGAACTGCATGCAGAAGGTTTGTTGAGGCATAGTCTCAGGAAAGGAacctgcaaaagaaaagaaagtcaggaTGGGGGAAGAAATAGCTGACCCTCAATGAGGTCGCAACTGCAGCCTCAGCTGATGCTACAGGGAGTGCCAGGGTTGGGATGACTCTTGGGACTTGTCCCAAGTTGAGGAGAGGGGCTCAACTTGTTTTGTTCCGTAGGTGGTCACTCACCCTTTCAAAACCATCGAGCTACAGATGAAGAAGAAGGGATTCAAGATGGAGGTGGGACAATACATTTTCGTCAAGTGCCCCAAGGTGTCCAGGCTGGAGTGGCACCCTTTCACGCTGACCTCCGCCCCTGAGGAAGACTTCTTTAGCATCCATATTCGTATCGTTGGGGACTGGACAGAAGGACTTTTCAATGCTTGTGGCTGTGATAAACAAGAGTTTCAAGATGCTTGGAAACTACCTAAGTAAGTACAAAGTGTGTATGTACGAAAGTGTATGAGTTCAGGGAAAATGTCACTAAATAGCTCCTCTTTTCCCGTCTCTCACTCTACTATCTGCTGGGTCCAACAAAACACACAAGTTCTACAAATATAGGCAGCTATCTCTGTGTTCCccattgtatgtgtgtggtgtgtttatGCGTATATCTATAAGTCTTGtgtgaaacataaaaaatatgtttgaatcAAACATTAATAACAAATATTCCCAAATTCCtttaaatgggtaagggtcaaGGCCAAGTTATATTAACTTTTCTAACAAAGTTATAGTGTATCAAAGATGttcttaaaatttaattgatATATGTTATTGGAGGGTAAATGCCACATATTATTCGCTTTGTCCCCTCCTTCCCACATGCCTGAGACGGTGCTGGGCACTTAGTAGATGCTAGAGAAAAGCTTGTTGATTCACTCGATGAATACACAAGTGAAAATTGAAGATATTAAATTTATAAGATGTTATGACAGAAAATTCTCAGTTTACCTCAGGGTGTGATGTAAACAGGAATctcgtgcgtgcgtgcgtgtgtgtgtgtgtgtgtgtggtaggtgAAGGGTGTGGAGAGATGAAAAAACACCCTTGAGAGTTATCAAATGTTTTCAGTTAGCTAAAACTTCCTTTTATTACTTCCAACCACACTGTTGACATCAGGTTCATTACTTGAAAgctatttcagaaaagaaagtgCCCCATAGATACGTCGTCCCGGTTCGATGTGACATATTGCACACACCCCCAGTGAAAACCTGTGCCCCATCCTTCTCTGAAGTGCAAGATAGCCCCGTAACCATCTCCTCACACGCCTCCTTCCAGGATAGCTGTTGATGGGCCCTTTGGCACCGCCAGTGAAGACGTGTTCAGTTACGAGGTGGTGATGTTGGTGGGAGCAGGGATCGGGGTCACACCCTTCGCATCCATTCTCAAGTCCGTCTGGTACAAATATTGCAATAATGCCACCAATCTGAGGCTCAAAAAGGtaagttctttcatttttcacaggGCTCGGATAAGGTCGTTAGGTTCTGCCTAGTGAAGCCTGAGAGAGACTTCAGGGCAGAGGCTGGCAGAGACCAAAGGAAGTGAAGACAAGTTCTGCGTGGTTGCAGCGAGACCGACTTCTCATAAAAGGGCGATTTGAGAAGTTAAATGTGCTTTCATAGAAGCAGGTCTATTATTGAAAGCAACGTACTATGCTCGTACGGCGTTAGTAGAAATTCACAAGAAACGAAGATGCGGCAGAAAGTATTCACAACCCCAGTCCAGTAGCTATTGTTTTTGTGTATTCTCTTCCAATATTTCCCCACAAGTTTACATACTCCTGGAAACTTGTACATATACCTTCATGTCCTGCTTTAGCAGAAACATATTATGGTGTTTTTCAGTGTTGTCACAGGCTTTATAATGATCCTTTTTAATGATTCCTCCGTGTTCCATTGAGAGGATATAGAAAAACTTTTCTATCATCCTGTGTTAGACATTGAGGTTGATTGCATTTCCAGTCCCCCAGTACTTTTTAGTTTGcaaggggagggcaggagacatGTCCTTTCATGAAACGTTTACTTTCTTCTGGGAAGCTCCTCAGAATAAATTCCCAGGGCATTTTTTTGGTCACATGTAAATTTGGTTTCCTTGCCTGGTAAAGGACACCTTGAATGAAACGTGAGTCATTCTAATAACTATAGAGATAACCTCTAATAGGGACATGGAGTGTACCTTGACTTTtcattctcccctttctctctttactGTATGGAGGAGGAACTCAGGAATGCCTGATCCTATTGTGCACAAAGGAAGCCAGGGATCTGGGGTGGGTAAGGGCAGACCTAGAGGGAAAGTGGGGAGCTAATGTTTCTTCCTAAGTCATGTACTTCTGAGACCAAGCTATTGATGTACTGCCCCGCCAGTGTGAAGGCCAGCACAGGTTCATGTGAGCTAGCTTATGAAACGCCCAGCGCTTTCTGAAAACCTATGTTTCCAGGCATTCTGAGCAGCAGGAAAAAGTCGAgtggggggaagagcagaaatCCATATATCAGTTGCGATAAGGCCTATTTAAATCTAGACTGCTTCATGATCTGTGGCTCTTGCAGATATACTTCTACTGGCTCTGCCGGGACACGCACGCCTTTGAGTGGTTTGCCGACTTGCTGCAGCTGCTGGAGACCCAGATGCTGGAGAGGAATAACGCCGGCTTCCTCAGCTATAACATCTACCTCACCGGCTGGGATGAGTCTCAGGTGAGGGCGACGTCCCAGATCTCAGGTCCTTCCCCCAGTGTCCAGGGCTGACTGACTTCCCTTTGGTTATGGGAGTATTTTGTGTACCGTTTTTACCAAGAACTGTTGATGGGTTTTAGTGATCCAGCCTGTCCACCCTCACTCAATATCCCCACGTGTTCAGACTAACGAGCCTAGATTCAAAGTTAGTATCTGAGGAACAGATCAAAGCTAAGGAACCTACAAGGGAATAGGTGCCATGACTTTGACTGTATTAAAGCCACATTCCTACCAGGGGACTCAACCCAGGTGGACAAGATGATCCACCTCTCtttatatctctctctatatatatctctaCCTTTATatcagtatacacacacatattcctctaattttatgtttatgtgtgtttttcAATATACACAATACATTTAATAAGTAGTAATAATAACTGCTCATAGTTATTAAGCCTATATTATGTGCTAGGTACTTTTATTAGTGTTTAAATAGATTGTCTAATTCAATCCTAACAACAGCCCTATGAAACAGCTACTGTTATTATTCATACTTTATACGTGAGAAAACCAAAGCCCAGAACAGGTTAGGTCGTTTGTCCAAAGGTACTGAACTagtaagaggcagaggcagaatgTTCCAGAGCCTGCACTCTTAACAACTCCCAGGAGTTCATGattatcatttatatttgataatatattgaaatatagttaATGAAGAtgatatatattgtgtatatatgtatatatgtatgtatgtatgtagcatatatatatgtgtgtatatatatatgtgggtatAGTATACTATGTAATGCATGAGACATaacacattacacacacacacacacacacacacacacacacacaaacacgtacCCCTCCCTCCAGGCACATTGCAAAATTTCATGTTTGCAATGAAAGCATTCTACAATTTATAAGACAGCCCCTGCAACAAAGAACTATCTGGCTTCAAATGTCAAAAGTGTTGACATTGAGAAACTCTGAAACAAGTTAATGATTCCTAGGGGGTAACATCTTtctaaataagcaaacattaattaCTTGGCCTGGAAGCAACAGAAGCTATCCCCCTGTGTAAGGAGCTAAGGCAAGAGTGTCTGCCTATCACTGGCCAGTGTCTCTACTGGCCATAGCCACACATTGGCGCCTGGTGTTTGTGAAAACTGGTTTCTCATTTGGGTTTTGGTGTATTGTTTATCATAGACTCTCTGGGTCTTAGATGAGCCTGGTTGCAAGTGTGGATCCAGGGACACATGACCATGAAAAGTGCTGCTCTAGAAAAATGGGATTTCGCAATGCCacttctgtaattttaaaagcaaaacaacaacaaatatttgatcAAAATGAGACCGGgggaaaatatataatacataaatcaCTTggcagttttattatttaaaaactcacgcaccattttttaaatgggaaatgtATTTGCattgaaaaacaattattttgctTTACAAAACTGGTCTCTACAGGGTTATGAAACCAGACTGGCCACCCTTCTTAGCCCATCATCCATCCCCTGTACAGTGAATTTAAAATctgatttaagttttaaatacatttaattaaccacttttatgaaaaatatttgttgttcaAACTGAGGCTCCCTAGAAGGGTAGCAGAAAACAACATGTgactgtgtgtgtacacacacacacacacacacacacacacacacacagactaccTTTAGACTTGATTTGTTGTCTCATTGTGTTACCAAAATATCAGTGCATTAATCTGTTTTAGTTCTTAGCAATTCTCCTAAAGGTCTGCCCTTCTAGATTGTAAGTTACCTGAGGAGACCcagttttttcatatttgtttaccTTCTAGCCTTCAacgatatatatatgtgtatattcaactataactatatatatatgtatatatatatatatagttaatatgGGTTTTTTTATAGCATGTCTCTGCTTTGTGAATTCATGTCCTTTCCTACAGGCCAATCACTTTGCTGTGCATCACGATGAGGAGAAAGACGTGATCACAGGCCTGAAACAAAAGACCTTGTATGGACGGCCCAACTGGGATAATGAATTCAAGACAATTGCAAGTCAACACCCAAAGTAAGGAGTCCCCCACCACAGTGTGCTTGAGGCCCATGGCCTGCCTAAAGCAGCAACTCTCAAACACGGCTCGATTTGTGTGCTCTGAAAACCAAAACACCTAGGTTACTATCTTCACACCCACTAAAATTTTCTAGATATGTATGACTTTACAAGAGAGTCTTTAAATCACACGAAAATTACCTGGAGAATTATTATAAACAAAGATGCTTGGGCCCCCCACCTCCACGTTTCTGAACCCTTTTCCTCCTAAGAAGGGTTGTAacttggttcttttctttcagctccTAAATTTCACCAGTGTATCTACTTCTTCTAATTTAATACGATTCATACTTTTATTATTAAGGAGACACCATCCCCACTTTCAGTTTTAGTTTTGGGGTCTAAAATCATAAGTTGACAGACATCCTAAGGTCCTTTCTGCCTTCATTAAAGCTTTAGCCGTTCTGAAACTTTGAGGGGATCCTCTACCTTACTAGAACTCACGATAAACTCAAGAATCACCACGAACACACCCTTCAGGCCATTGCTTTGTACGCTTTAATGAGCATATAAATCACTTGGGGATCTTTTCACAATGCAGATGCTGATTTAGTAAGtctggggtgggagtggagaaCCTACATTCTTAAAAAGCGGACTAGGAGGCTACTGGTCTGGAACCACACCTTGAGGaatgagactttatttttttttttaatttttttaacgtttatttatttttgagacagagagagacatgggggagggtcagagagagggagacacagaatctgaaacaggctccaggctctgagctgtcagcacagagcccgacgtggggctcgaactcacggaccgcgagatcatgacctgagccgaagtcagccgcttaaccgactgagccacccaggcgccccgaggaacGTGACTTTAGAATCTAAAACACAGAGAGATGAATCCCCACCAAGCTGTTGGCCGAGTTGGTGAACCTAAACCAGATTTGTTCCTGATTTCAAGATGCTGGAGACGGTTTGGGGACATAGAGCCCTGAAGTGAAGTAGCCCACAGACTCACGAATTCACCACCATTTTCTCTGTGGTAGAGGTCTCTGTAAACTCTACTTGAATGTCATTTCCCAGGGCGGTCAACTGCCTTTTGAAGCTGTCGCCACAAACAGGGCTGAACCACTCTCCTGCAGGGTAATCTGAACTCTGCCATTAGTGGAAAAgacacaggggcagagggaaataaGAGATTCCCTCACGTGCTTTGTAGTCTATCTCATCCAAAAGCCTAAAacggtttatttttcctttctttccccaaagtACCAGAATAGGAGTTTTCCTCTGCGGACCTGAAGCCTTGGCGGAAACCCTCAGTAAACAGTGCATCTCCAACTCTGAGTCTGGCCCTCGGGGAGTGCATTT includes:
- the LOC125931598 gene encoding cytochrome b-245 heavy chain, encoding MGNWVENEGLSIFVILIWLGMNVFLFVWYYRFYALRRTFFYTQKLLGIALPLARAPAACLNFNCMLILLPVCRNLLSFLRGSSACCSTRIRRQLDRNLTFHKMVAWMIALHTAIHTIAHLFNVEWCVDARSNNSDPYSIALSDLGDKPNETYLNFARQRFKNPEGGLYVAVTRLAGITGIVITLCLILIITSSTKTIRRSYFELFWYTHHLFVIFFIGLAIHGAERIVRGQTPQSLDQHHHEICEKNISEWGKIEECPIPQFSGNPPMTWKWIVGPMFLYLCERLVRFWRSQQKVVITKVVTHPFKTIELQMKKKGFKMEVGQYIFVKCPKVSRLEWHPFTLTSAPEEDFFSIHIRIVGDWTEGLFNACGCDKQEFQDAWKLPKIAVDGPFGTASEDVFSYEVVMLVGAGIGVTPFASILKSVWYKYCNNATNLRLKKIYFYWLCRDTHAFEWFADLLQLLETQMLERNNAGFLSYNIYLTGWDESQANHFAVHHDEEKDVITGLKQKTLYGRPNWDNEFKTIASQHPNTRIGVFLCGPEALAETLSKQCISNSESGPRGVHFIFNKENF